A window of candidate division KSB1 bacterium contains these coding sequences:
- the amrS gene encoding AmmeMemoRadiSam system radical SAM enzyme, with translation MKEAMFYQIEADQRVVCQLCPHDCRLKPGQVGICGVRQNIDGKLFSLVYGKAIALHIDPIEKKPLFHVLPGSQSFSIATVGCNFHCKFCQNYDISQVRDVGDIDRFSREISPEELVKLAKHNRCQSIAYTYTEPTIYFEYAYDTAQLAHQQGLLNVFVTNGYINPEPLQKIHDVLDAANVDLKSFNDQFYRKMTGGKLQPVLETLKLMKKLDIYVEITTLLIPGENDSDEELTAIAEFIKNDLGVDTPWHISRFYPHYRLTDHSPTPVASLNRARDIGLAQGLRYVYLGNVPGSDAENTYCYNCGKLLIERYGFQIIQNHIKAGNCRFCGTKIDGLFGS, from the coding sequence ATGAAAGAGGCCATGTTCTATCAAATCGAGGCGGATCAGCGTGTCGTTTGTCAGCTTTGTCCTCACGATTGTCGTCTAAAGCCCGGGCAGGTGGGGATCTGTGGTGTTCGCCAGAATATCGACGGCAAATTATTCTCCCTGGTCTATGGCAAAGCGATTGCTCTCCATATCGATCCCATCGAGAAAAAGCCACTATTCCACGTGTTGCCAGGCTCCCAATCGTTCTCAATTGCTACTGTCGGCTGCAACTTTCATTGCAAATTCTGCCAGAATTATGACATTTCTCAAGTGCGAGACGTTGGTGATATCGACCGGTTCAGTCGAGAGATTTCTCCGGAAGAGTTGGTGAAGCTGGCGAAACATAACCGATGCCAATCGATCGCTTATACCTATACTGAACCGACAATCTATTTTGAATATGCATATGATACTGCACAGCTTGCGCATCAGCAGGGGCTACTCAATGTGTTTGTCACTAATGGTTATATCAATCCAGAACCGCTGCAAAAAATTCACGATGTGCTTGATGCAGCTAATGTCGATCTCAAAAGTTTTAACGATCAATTTTATCGAAAAATGACTGGTGGCAAATTGCAACCAGTATTAGAGACATTGAAGTTGATGAAAAAGCTCGATATTTATGTGGAGATCACCACTTTGTTGATTCCTGGGGAGAATGATTCTGACGAGGAACTCACCGCAATAGCTGAATTCATTAAAAATGATTTAGGGGTGGACACGCCATGGCACATCAGTCGTTTTTATCCCCACTATCGTTTGACCGATCATAGCCCCACGCCGGTTGCATCGCTGAACCGAGCGCGCGATATTGGGCTGGCTCAGGGCTTGCGCTATGTTTATTTGGGAAATGTCCCTGGCAGCGATGCAGAAAATACCTATTGCTACAATTGCGGGAAGCTGCTTATCGAAAGATATGGATTTCAGATTATTCAGAATCATATCAAGGCAGGGAATTGTCGTTTTTGTGGGACGAAAATTGATGGATTGTTCGGCTCGTGA
- a CDS encoding peptidylprolyl isomerase translates to MAIMHKMRENTHIILFFLLIMFLLSMTIGGLVGGADITHLFTRRPDTVLTVNGQNVSIEQYNERRQQYFEYYRQQNKKEPEGFELQRLEDELFESYVREILVQQFAEKAKIGVTSKEVHYYMFDDPSVYLASSPYFRDEKGNFDLKTYKEVMKDGRYLPLFSQLEEDLKRSIPFNKINQQILTSVFVTDEEARTEFARRNQTIKVKYVSFNPAEFKIADNEIKQDELKKYYDEHKENFKEEETRKIQYVLFPLIPSANDTSDALFNAEALLDSIRQGIDFAYLAQTYSDDPGSAQKGGDLDYFERGVMVKPFEDAAFSAAIGEVVGPIISQHGIHIIKVEDRKVEDGKEKVRARHILLRINPSRSTSELAADDANNFIENAKKEGFVAAAAAVKMNVDTTNFFDKRGVIPGLGLQKILAEDIFHAKIGKVSRRHYIENRGYIVYQLLEIKKARMKPFNEVEQIVKNAVIREKQKQRAEQAAQQFRAKIQQPMDFETQAEASSLQILETDFFTLEGYGRNVPQDPNFKGAAFGLEVDEVSPVVRGNRGVWVIKMIEKTDFDASAFAAQKENIKNELLQRKQRAALEDWYENLKKEAKIRDYRYLFL, encoded by the coding sequence ATGGCGATCATGCATAAGATGCGGGAGAACACGCATATCATTCTGTTCTTTTTGCTGATCATGTTTTTGCTCAGTATGACCATTGGCGGATTGGTAGGTGGTGCTGACATCACCCATTTATTCACGCGGCGCCCCGACACCGTACTTACGGTCAACGGCCAGAATGTTTCTATTGAGCAATATAATGAACGACGGCAGCAATATTTCGAATATTATCGCCAACAAAACAAAAAAGAGCCAGAGGGATTTGAATTGCAACGTCTCGAAGATGAGCTGTTCGAATCTTACGTTCGGGAAATTTTGGTGCAACAGTTTGCAGAGAAAGCCAAGATCGGCGTCACCAGCAAAGAAGTGCATTATTACATGTTTGATGATCCCAGCGTCTACTTGGCGTCATCTCCATATTTTCGAGATGAGAAAGGCAATTTCGATCTGAAGACATATAAAGAAGTGATGAAGGATGGTCGGTATTTGCCGTTGTTCAGCCAACTTGAAGAGGATCTGAAACGGTCAATTCCATTTAATAAAATTAATCAGCAGATTCTCACTTCAGTTTTTGTGACAGATGAAGAGGCACGGACGGAATTTGCAAGGCGCAATCAGACGATTAAAGTGAAATATGTCAGTTTCAATCCAGCGGAATTTAAGATCGCCGATAACGAAATCAAGCAGGATGAACTGAAGAAATACTACGATGAACACAAAGAGAACTTCAAAGAAGAGGAAACCCGAAAAATTCAATACGTTCTTTTTCCGTTGATCCCGTCGGCCAATGATACCAGTGACGCACTGTTCAACGCGGAGGCGCTGCTGGATAGTATTCGACAGGGAATTGATTTTGCCTATTTGGCACAAACCTATTCCGATGATCCGGGATCTGCTCAAAAGGGGGGCGACCTGGATTATTTTGAACGCGGCGTGATGGTAAAGCCTTTCGAGGATGCCGCATTCTCGGCCGCAATTGGTGAAGTCGTCGGTCCGATCATCTCTCAACATGGAATCCATATCATCAAAGTTGAGGATCGAAAGGTTGAAGACGGCAAAGAAAAGGTTCGTGCTCGACACATCCTGCTGCGGATTAATCCGTCGCGCAGCACTTCAGAGCTCGCAGCCGATGATGCAAATAATTTCATTGAAAATGCCAAAAAAGAGGGATTTGTCGCTGCTGCAGCGGCCGTTAAAATGAATGTCGACACAACTAATTTCTTCGATAAGCGCGGGGTGATTCCTGGGTTAGGCCTCCAGAAAATATTGGCAGAAGACATTTTTCACGCCAAGATCGGCAAGGTCAGCCGACGACACTATATTGAAAATCGCGGCTATATCGTTTATCAATTGCTGGAAATCAAAAAAGCGCGCATGAAGCCGTTCAATGAGGTGGAGCAGATCGTAAAGAATGCGGTGATCCGAGAGAAGCAGAAACAACGCGCGGAGCAAGCCGCCCAGCAATTTCGCGCAAAGATTCAGCAACCCATGGATTTTGAGACTCAGGCCGAGGCGAGTTCTTTGCAAATTCTCGAAACTGATTTTTTCACCCTCGAAGGTTACGGCCGCAACGTACCGCAGGATCCCAATTTCAAAGGGGCAGCATTTGGATTAGAAGTTGATGAGGTCTCTCCTGTGGTCCGAGGCAATCGCGGCGTTTGGGTGATCAAAATGATTGAAAAGACCGATTTCGATGCCAGCGCTTTTGCCGCGCAGAAAGAAAACATCAAAAACGAATTGTTACAGAGAAAGCAGCGAGCTGCATTGGAAGATTGGTACGAAAATTTGAAGAAGGAGGCAAAAATTCGGGATTATAGATATCTATTCCTTTAG
- a CDS encoding aminoacyl-histidine dipeptidase produces MKFEHAKTNEILKWFEQITKIPRCSKKEDQIRSWLLQWAKEHQFATKTDAVGNLVIKVPASPGYEQAPLTVLQGHMDMVCEKTPDSDHDFSKDPIKLIYDGDWLRADKTTLGADNGIAIAMAMTVAVSKDVPHPPLELLFTVDEETGLTGANALQPGFIEGKILINLDSEDEGVFTVGCAGGMNTTSTVPINFESIPTGYQAYKLTGSGMKGGHSGVNIKEERANAIKVVARVLDALKKVTDMRVAHIQGGRAHNAIPRDCEAVVFFPKNDWDKVQKEVTQQEQILKSEFKNTDPDLKITIEPNGAGKFNQVFTAKDTRKLIDFLLVMPHGVAAMSTDIPGLVETSNNLANITVENGAVKVLTSQRSSIVSRLHAHTNRIEAVTRLAGGEARSGDGYPPWPPRMDSPLLDRCRKLYRRMFGKDPVVEVIHAGLECGIIGDKNPGMDMISIGPDLKNPHSPDEKISIPAIGKVWDFLVELLKELKDAKPLA; encoded by the coding sequence ATGAAATTTGAACATGCAAAAACGAATGAGATTCTAAAATGGTTTGAGCAGATCACGAAAATACCACGCTGCTCGAAAAAAGAGGATCAGATTCGATCTTGGCTGCTCCAATGGGCCAAGGAACACCAGTTCGCCACCAAAACAGATGCGGTGGGCAATCTGGTCATCAAAGTCCCAGCTTCGCCAGGATATGAGCAAGCGCCGCTCACAGTGCTACAGGGACATATGGACATGGTTTGTGAAAAGACGCCGGACTCAGATCATGATTTTTCAAAAGACCCGATAAAGTTGATTTATGATGGGGATTGGCTTAGGGCAGATAAAACCACGCTTGGTGCTGACAATGGGATTGCCATCGCCATGGCAATGACCGTAGCGGTCTCAAAAGACGTCCCGCATCCTCCATTGGAATTGTTATTTACCGTCGATGAGGAGACCGGGCTCACTGGAGCCAATGCGTTGCAGCCAGGATTTATTGAGGGCAAGATATTGATCAACTTGGATTCCGAGGATGAGGGCGTGTTTACCGTTGGATGCGCGGGTGGAATGAATACCACTTCCACCGTGCCGATCAATTTTGAATCCATACCGACCGGCTATCAGGCATATAAACTTACTGGTAGCGGCATGAAAGGGGGACATTCCGGAGTTAACATCAAAGAAGAGCGGGCGAATGCCATTAAAGTGGTTGCTCGAGTGCTTGATGCGCTCAAGAAAGTTACTGACATGCGAGTGGCTCACATTCAGGGGGGCCGGGCCCATAATGCTATTCCTCGAGATTGCGAGGCGGTGGTTTTCTTTCCCAAAAATGATTGGGATAAAGTCCAAAAGGAAGTAACCCAGCAAGAGCAAATTCTTAAGAGTGAATTTAAAAACACCGATCCTGACCTGAAAATTACCATTGAGCCAAATGGTGCTGGAAAATTCAACCAAGTTTTTACTGCAAAAGATACGCGAAAACTGATCGATTTTCTTTTAGTCATGCCGCACGGTGTGGCAGCAATGTCCACCGATATCCCAGGGCTGGTAGAAACCTCCAATAATCTTGCGAATATCACAGTGGAGAACGGCGCGGTGAAAGTTTTGACCAGCCAGCGTAGCTCCATCGTATCGCGGCTGCACGCCCATACCAATCGCATTGAGGCGGTGACCCGTCTGGCCGGCGGCGAGGCTCGCAGCGGCGATGGCTATCCACCCTGGCCGCCCAGGATGGATTCCCCGCTATTGGATCGATGCAGAAAACTCTATCGCCGGATGTTCGGCAAAGATCCAGTGGTCGAAGTGATCCATGCTGGATTGGAATGCGGTATCATTGGAGATAAAAATCCAGGAATGGACATGATTTCAATTGGCCCAGATCTCAAAAACCCGCATTCACCAGATGAGAAGATCAGCATTCCAGCGATCGGAAAGGTATGGGACTTTCTGGTGGAGTTGCTGAAGGAATTAAAAGATGCTAAACCATTAGCCTAA
- a CDS encoding transporter has product MKARNAVSAGVLLLLLTSSLPLAHAIGINGGNGLTYVKSAWNLKPGYLTLYGRTRFFGKVSTQNQPTAVTYWDVQGALSFNYGITDHVELAIAPVMYQDTHRGQTGYNIPDDLFLGLKLGSYNLKGTSLTWAVSFDTRFPTAKYHNVPFEPYSAGTIEWGFTTMLTYARDPLYPDDNLNIHANFGYVNHNDVGKKLLPRYNISVTNMSQQFIYGFGMKIPSSEFDFSIELYGNKFLQRPPLTAYSLEDYIYLSPGISYHAYRWMTLSFSTDLRLSEDVNQSLVAPPAPDLPNYPGWRINLGLSLTLLPTSVYRLSDKDILIRKAESRRELFEQIIKEQRETESAEEELERIKEERRKAERELERLRRILEGDLKKKKEDSNNK; this is encoded by the coding sequence ATGAAAGCAAGGAACGCTGTGAGCGCGGGGGTATTGTTGTTGCTATTGACCAGCAGTTTGCCGCTGGCCCATGCCATCGGAATCAATGGGGGCAATGGCCTCACCTATGTAAAATCCGCCTGGAACCTCAAGCCCGGCTATTTGACGCTGTACGGCCGCACCCGTTTTTTTGGGAAAGTTTCGACGCAAAACCAACCAACCGCTGTGACCTATTGGGACGTGCAAGGCGCTTTGAGTTTTAACTATGGCATTACCGATCATGTGGAGCTGGCAATTGCGCCAGTAATGTATCAAGACACCCATCGAGGCCAAACTGGATACAATATTCCAGATGATCTATTTCTTGGGCTGAAGTTGGGGTCATACAATTTAAAAGGCACATCGCTCACCTGGGCGGTCAGTTTCGATACCCGTTTCCCAACTGCAAAATACCATAATGTTCCATTCGAACCTTACTCGGCTGGTACCATCGAGTGGGGCTTTACAACCATGTTGACCTACGCCCGCGATCCCCTTTACCCAGACGACAATTTGAATATCCACGCCAATTTCGGATATGTCAATCATAATGACGTAGGGAAAAAATTGCTCCCGAGGTACAATATCAGTGTCACCAATATGAGTCAACAATTTATATACGGCTTTGGAATGAAAATCCCCAGTTCAGAATTCGATTTTTCAATTGAACTTTACGGAAACAAGTTTTTGCAGCGTCCCCCGCTAACCGCTTACAGTTTGGAAGACTATATTTACCTCTCCCCTGGGATTAGCTATCACGCCTATCGTTGGATGACGCTGAGCTTTTCGACCGATCTACGATTGTCGGAGGATGTCAACCAATCTTTGGTGGCTCCACCAGCGCCCGATCTGCCTAATTATCCCGGCTGGCGGATCAATCTGGGATTAAGCCTTACATTATTGCCGACATCAGTGTACCGGCTGAGCGATAAAGATATCCTCATTCGCAAAGCGGAAAGTCGCCGCGAGTTGTTCGAACAAATTATTAAGGAACAGCGCGAGACCGAATCAGCAGAAGAAGAACTGGAACGCATTAAGGAAGAACGTCGCAAAGCAGAGCGTGAGCTGGAGCGCCTCCGAAGAATCCTTGAGGGGGATCTGAAAAAGAAAAAGGAAGATTCAAATAATAAATGA
- a CDS encoding NAD-dependent deacylase — translation MFSDTFIGKLKSAHTVVVLTGAGISAESGVPTFRGDEGLWKQFRPEELANFDAFIRNPKLVWEWYNYRKTLISQVNPNPGHYALVKLESMYDDFHLITQNVDNLHQRAGSKRIYELHGNIMRNRCVDCNKRWDTIPHFNGAELPRCDCGGLIRPDVVWFGEALPHQVLLDSFAAAESADVFLTIGTSAVVQPAASLPIEAKHAGAYVVEINTNPTAITNLVDEAIMGKSGEILPQLIERLSMGES, via the coding sequence ATGTTTTCAGACACATTTATTGGCAAATTAAAATCTGCTCACACTGTGGTCGTCCTGACCGGAGCTGGTATCTCAGCCGAAAGTGGAGTTCCGACCTTTCGGGGCGATGAGGGATTATGGAAACAATTTCGGCCCGAGGAACTGGCCAATTTTGACGCCTTTATTCGCAACCCGAAATTGGTTTGGGAATGGTATAATTATCGGAAAACCTTGATCAGTCAAGTCAACCCGAATCCAGGACATTATGCGCTGGTCAAATTGGAGTCCATGTACGATGATTTCCATTTGATCACTCAAAATGTCGACAACTTACACCAACGAGCTGGCAGCAAAAGAATCTATGAGCTACATGGGAACATAATGAGAAATCGCTGCGTTGACTGTAATAAACGTTGGGATACTATTCCTCATTTCAATGGGGCTGAGCTTCCCCGATGCGATTGCGGGGGGCTTATTCGGCCCGATGTGGTTTGGTTTGGGGAAGCGCTACCGCATCAGGTGCTATTGGATTCATTTGCTGCGGCGGAATCTGCGGATGTTTTTCTGACCATCGGAACATCAGCGGTGGTCCAACCCGCCGCTTCCTTGCCGATTGAGGCAAAACACGCTGGCGCTTATGTGGTAGAGATTAACACCAATCCCACTGCCATCACCAATTTGGTTGACGAAGCCATCATGGGGAAATCTGGTGAAATTTTGCCCCAATTGATCGAACGGCTCTCTATGGGCGAATCATGA
- a CDS encoding SLBB domain-containing protein has product MTFKRGWIWWALLLVIIQTLVSERISFAQDSKFPRGAQYFLGTDDQLLIKVNIWGFVAKPGQYLVPSDTDVISLIAFAGGPRDGAKLSRVRLIRSKGTDSTKVVIDVNIKKFVDKGDQSRIPILQPNDTIIVSGSTWYHVGNFLGFVTKVATLVQIYWWIVYYSR; this is encoded by the coding sequence ATGACATTTAAGCGTGGGTGGATATGGTGGGCGTTATTATTGGTCATTATTCAGACTCTCGTGAGCGAAAGAATCAGCTTTGCCCAAGATTCGAAATTTCCGCGCGGTGCACAATATTTCTTAGGAACAGATGATCAGCTTTTGATCAAAGTGAATATTTGGGGATTTGTGGCTAAACCAGGGCAATACTTGGTCCCCAGCGATACCGATGTGATCTCACTGATCGCTTTTGCTGGCGGTCCTCGGGATGGAGCGAAACTCAGTCGCGTCCGTCTCATTCGCTCCAAAGGAACCGATTCCACCAAGGTGGTCATCGATGTCAACATTAAAAAGTTCGTCGACAAAGGTGATCAATCTCGTATTCCAATTTTGCAACCTAATGATACGATTATTGTCTCTGGTTCGACGTGGTATCATGTGGGAAATTTCTTGGGATTTGTCACGAAAGTGGCCACGCTTGTCCAAATCTACTGGTGGATCGTCTACTATAGCCGTTAG
- a CDS encoding epoxyqueuosine reductase QueH, with translation MMEKPKLLLHTCCAPCVTVPRMRLQDEYDIYCFFYNPNIHPEQEYLRRLAELKRIARQLSIVVIEQPYDVDRWMNLIRGLESAPERGQRCQICYRMRLEATAQFAKQEGIEYFTTTLTISPHKDATMINRLGEELAGRYGVHFLSENFKKKDGYKQSLELSAQFQLYRQDYCGCIFSQRSHQRIITMR, from the coding sequence ATGATGGAAAAACCCAAATTGCTGCTACATACCTGCTGCGCGCCGTGCGTCACGGTACCCAGGATGCGGTTACAGGATGAATATGACATCTATTGTTTCTTTTATAACCCGAACATTCATCCCGAGCAAGAGTATCTTCGTCGATTGGCTGAGCTAAAGCGAATTGCGCGGCAGCTTTCAATTGTGGTGATCGAACAGCCTTACGATGTGGACCGCTGGATGAACCTAATCCGAGGCTTGGAATCTGCACCAGAGCGGGGGCAACGGTGCCAGATTTGCTATCGAATGCGGCTCGAGGCTACAGCTCAATTTGCCAAGCAGGAAGGCATTGAATATTTTACTACGACTCTAACCATCAGTCCCCACAAAGATGCCACAATGATCAATCGTTTGGGGGAAGAACTGGCAGGTCGATATGGGGTCCATTTTCTATCAGAAAATTTCAAAAAAAAGGATGGCTATAAGCAGAGCCTTGAATTGAGCGCTCAATTCCAACTTTACCGCCAGGACTATTGTGGCTGCATTTTTAGCCAGCGCAGCCACCAGAGAATAATAACGATGAGGTGA
- a CDS encoding dihydroorotate dehydrogenase electron transfer subunit, translating into MFDKRIDAPAHTSPQSLNCPIVNKTWLAPHIVRLRFESELLSPLFQPGQFVNIKVSEQYIPLLRRPFSVHRVDPKGLWFEILVQVIGQGTARLAQYEVGDSISILGPLGNRFSIPRGCSEAILLAGGLGIAPLLFLAQMLHQRNISTKLFYGNKSHSNICCLEDFAELEIPYLLATDDGSRGFKGTVIDLFSQQRHQIQSPAPVIYACGPNPMFRQLQPLAARLGWTCQVSLETMMACGFGACLGCVVDSNDPLNPYKYVCKDGPVFNINEIDFSE; encoded by the coding sequence ATGTTTGATAAGCGCATCGATGCCCCTGCTCACACATCTCCTCAATCGCTCAATTGTCCGATCGTCAACAAAACCTGGCTTGCGCCGCACATTGTGCGCTTGCGTTTTGAAAGCGAATTGCTATCGCCCTTGTTTCAGCCCGGCCAGTTTGTCAATATTAAAGTTTCGGAGCAGTATATCCCTTTGTTGCGGCGTCCATTCAGCGTGCACCGCGTAGACCCCAAGGGACTTTGGTTTGAGATTCTGGTACAAGTGATTGGTCAAGGAACGGCTCGCTTGGCGCAATATGAGGTCGGCGATTCAATTTCGATTCTAGGTCCTCTGGGCAACCGATTTTCGATCCCAAGAGGATGCAGCGAGGCAATTCTTCTAGCTGGGGGATTAGGCATTGCGCCGCTGTTATTTCTTGCTCAAATGCTTCACCAGCGAAACATATCAACCAAGTTGTTTTATGGGAATAAATCCCATTCGAACATTTGCTGCCTAGAAGATTTTGCTGAGCTCGAGATCCCTTACCTCCTCGCTACTGATGACGGTTCCCGAGGTTTCAAAGGCACAGTGATCGATTTGTTTTCTCAGCAGCGACATCAAATTCAATCCCCTGCCCCGGTGATCTACGCCTGCGGACCGAATCCCATGTTCAGACAGCTGCAACCTTTGGCGGCCCGGCTTGGCTGGACATGCCAAGTATCATTGGAAACCATGATGGCCTGCGGCTTTGGAGCGTGCTTGGGATGCGTGGTCGACTCCAATGACCCGTTGAATCCTTATAAATATGTTTGCAAAGATGGTCCAGTCTTTAATATAAACGAGATCGATTTTAGTGAGTGA
- a CDS encoding tetratricopeptide repeat protein: MKLSGLKLVVLALLLSFVSSCAYYNTFFNAKKYYNDAEKQRLKRLEDMTKRRGSSQQRSANPNKPSSLELQNYDKSIEKASKVLEFYPNSKYVDDALFLLGQCFYRKEEYNKAQRKFLELIQNFPNSEFFAASKLWYGKTNIELQEYDAAEKNFHDILNSKATDEIRDEAQFLLGGLFKHKKDYVTAISEYQTAARRTRDKTLRAKAYYEMGECHFLLKNFASAVESYKQARKYSPDSKFEFNAMFRAGLALKEMKSFDDAIKIFNNLLGDVVNEENWPVCRLEIGHCYRLKGEFDHAIEWYLDIISRHPKTEEAATAYYFLGKIYQDRDGNYEQAKEFFDKAILENASAEIIPEARTISKNIQQMLSLRATILAQQKSMARGDSIAAILDKYDLNSEELPKLSHTKLDTLVATALFIPLDSLTVAQHKLIPIYEKYYGKHYDRFGEKIITTDPLNPKRKPVVEPTLLDSLVAQSLRIPLNYLQSYVADSLYPMYDRYYAQYTKNKLLYEQFYQSKGATGKTEQQGTAFQELVKAKLALAELYLFEFSQPDSALKEYIDILEMDTSRQVIPRTLFSIGYICEKFKQDTLLADSVYQRLIAQYPDDPLAQKARKKIKTISIVDPNAALATKYALAEQAYLDRRQYQEALDTFQSIYEQAPGSEYAPKALMAMGYIYEHDIQHFDKAFEIYQHLVSDYPTSPYAKRVKPKVDEVIKSRTSSSQIKKDESVVDASALAKKATSDSTQLADSALSDREQYRRLLRQEMEKNDPRRKSPRRW; this comes from the coding sequence ATGAAACTAAGCGGGTTAAAACTTGTGGTCTTAGCGTTGCTGTTGAGCTTTGTTTCCAGTTGTGCTTATTACAACACTTTCTTCAACGCTAAGAAATATTATAATGACGCTGAAAAGCAACGCCTCAAGCGATTGGAAGATATGACGAAAAGGCGAGGGTCAAGCCAGCAACGATCCGCCAATCCGAACAAACCCAGTTCGCTCGAGCTGCAAAATTACGACAAATCGATAGAAAAGGCATCCAAGGTGTTGGAGTTCTATCCCAACAGCAAATATGTTGATGATGCGCTGTTCTTGTTGGGACAATGTTTCTATCGCAAGGAGGAGTATAATAAAGCCCAGCGCAAATTTCTGGAGCTCATTCAGAATTTTCCTAATAGTGAATTTTTCGCGGCGAGCAAATTATGGTATGGGAAAACGAATATTGAGCTGCAAGAGTACGATGCTGCTGAGAAGAACTTTCATGATATCTTGAACAGCAAAGCAACCGACGAGATTCGGGACGAAGCTCAGTTCTTATTGGGCGGGCTGTTTAAGCACAAGAAAGATTATGTCACTGCTATTTCAGAGTATCAGACTGCAGCCCGGCGAACCAGGGACAAAACGTTGCGCGCCAAAGCCTATTACGAAATGGGTGAGTGCCACTTTTTGCTCAAAAACTTCGCCAGTGCGGTTGAAAGCTACAAACAAGCCAGAAAATATAGCCCCGATTCCAAATTTGAGTTCAACGCCATGTTTCGAGCCGGCTTGGCGCTGAAAGAAATGAAAAGCTTTGATGATGCCATAAAGATCTTCAATAACTTGCTCGGGGATGTGGTGAATGAAGAGAACTGGCCAGTTTGCCGCCTGGAGATCGGTCATTGTTATCGTCTGAAAGGGGAATTCGATCACGCGATTGAATGGTATCTGGACATCATCTCGCGTCATCCGAAAACCGAAGAGGCGGCCACTGCATATTATTTTTTGGGGAAAATTTACCAGGACCGAGACGGCAATTATGAACAAGCCAAAGAATTTTTCGACAAAGCCATTCTCGAAAATGCCAGCGCCGAGATCATCCCAGAGGCAAGGACCATCAGTAAGAACATTCAGCAGATGCTAAGTTTGCGCGCCACTATCTTAGCCCAGCAGAAAAGCATGGCCCGAGGAGATTCGATCGCTGCTATACTGGATAAATATGATCTGAACAGCGAAGAACTTCCGAAGCTATCCCATACCAAATTAGATACGCTTGTTGCTACCGCCCTGTTTATCCCGCTGGACTCGCTTACAGTCGCCCAACATAAATTAATTCCGATTTATGAAAAATATTATGGCAAGCATTATGATCGATTTGGTGAGAAAATTATTACCACGGATCCATTAAACCCAAAGCGAAAACCAGTGGTAGAACCCACCTTGTTAGATAGTTTAGTTGCTCAATCTTTACGCATTCCTTTGAATTATCTCCAAAGTTATGTCGCCGATTCGCTGTACCCAATGTATGATCGATATTACGCTCAGTACACTAAAAATAAATTGCTCTACGAGCAATTTTATCAATCAAAAGGGGCGACTGGCAAAACTGAACAACAAGGGACCGCATTTCAGGAATTAGTGAAAGCCAAATTGGCGCTTGCAGAGCTCTATTTGTTTGAATTCTCCCAACCTGATTCCGCCTTGAAAGAATATATCGATATTCTGGAAATGGACACATCGCGTCAGGTGATCCCCAGGACTCTGTTTTCGATTGGTTATATCTGCGAAAAGTTCAAACAGGATACCTTGTTGGCCGATTCCGTCTATCAACGGCTGATTGCCCAATATCCCGATGATCCTTTAGCTCAAAAAGCGCGAAAGAAAATCAAGACAATTTCGATAGTGGATCCGAACGCTGCCCTGGCAACTAAATATGCGTTGGCTGAACAAGCTTATTTGGATCGACGCCAATATCAGGAAGCACTGGATACATTCCAATCGATCTATGAGCAGGCGCCAGGTTCGGAATACGCACCCAAGGCATTGATGGCCATGGGTTATATTTATGAACATGACATACAGCATTTCGATAAGGCGTTTGAAATTTATCAGCATTTGGTGAGCGATTATCCGACTTCTCCATATGCTAAACGGGTGAAGCCTAAAGTGGACGAGGTAATCAAATCGCGGACATCTTCAAGCCAGATTAAAAAAGACGAGTCCGTGGTGGATGCGAGCGCTTTAGCGAAAAAGGCGACCAGTGATTCCACACAGTTGGCAGACAGTGCCCTCAGTGATCGCGAACAGTATCGCAGGCTGTTACGTCAGGAGATGGAAAAGAACGATCCCCGAAGAAAATCACCGCGACGATGGTAG